One Leptospira wolbachii serovar Codice str. CDC genomic region harbors:
- a CDS encoding sodium:solute symporter family protein has product MFVTLSPIDYLILLVFVGFMVVIGILLKKSMNQSSDFLLAGRMIPSWITGIAFISANISALELLGMSASGAEYGFLTFHFYYLGAIPGMIFLGIFMMPFYYSSKIRSVPEYLRYRFNRPAHLVNSLITLLSLALGSGIYLYSLSLVFETMFGWNPHFSILFSACIVLIYTYFGGLSSSIYTEVMQFFLTVLGLFPLVIIGLTKLGGWDGLMQKIPNSHKHMWQGLANGQNELGWDLLSVTVGLGFVLSFSYWTCGFTEVQRAMAAKDFRAARRTPLIGAMFKLFLPFLTVIPGLIALTEFSKEMNGEYNKSFIILLKNYYPSGMLGLGTTALLAAFMAGMSSSITAMNTIFTYDIYQTYINKNKDDKDYLKIGKRSTMFAIIFAIFASYIAMQFENIMNYIQLLFSFFNAPLISIFLLGMFWKRASGWSAFYGMLLGTGSGLVHFILYSLGILYYKSDMVSNFYGAIYSGLACFLTMVVVSYIETEDLTKDLHGLVYSDRDKTNAFWDPRILAWGVGLIVLLAGFNIIFA; this is encoded by the coding sequence ATGTTCGTAACGCTTTCTCCCATCGATTATCTCATCCTTTTAGTCTTTGTTGGGTTTATGGTTGTGATTGGGATCTTACTTAAGAAATCCATGAACCAATCGAGTGATTTCCTTCTCGCGGGACGAATGATCCCCAGTTGGATTACGGGAATTGCTTTTATTTCTGCCAATATTTCCGCCTTAGAATTGTTAGGGATGAGTGCGAGTGGGGCAGAATACGGATTTTTGACCTTTCATTTTTACTATTTGGGTGCCATTCCCGGAATGATTTTTCTTGGGATCTTTATGATGCCTTTTTACTATTCTTCAAAAATTAGGAGTGTTCCAGAATATCTGCGCTATCGTTTCAATAGGCCTGCCCATTTAGTCAATTCATTGATCACCTTACTTTCACTGGCGTTGGGTTCAGGAATTTATCTCTATTCTTTGTCCTTGGTTTTTGAAACTATGTTCGGTTGGAATCCTCATTTTTCCATTTTGTTTAGTGCCTGTATCGTTTTAATTTATACATACTTTGGGGGTTTGAGCTCTTCCATTTACACCGAGGTGATGCAATTTTTTTTAACTGTTCTTGGTTTATTCCCTCTTGTGATTATAGGATTAACGAAGTTAGGTGGTTGGGATGGTCTTATGCAGAAAATTCCCAATTCACACAAACATATGTGGCAGGGACTTGCCAATGGACAAAATGAACTCGGATGGGATTTGTTAAGTGTAACGGTGGGGCTTGGTTTTGTTTTATCCTTTTCCTATTGGACTTGTGGATTTACAGAAGTGCAAAGGGCAATGGCGGCAAAAGATTTTCGGGCAGCAAGAAGAACTCCACTCATCGGAGCTATGTTCAAATTATTTTTACCTTTTTTAACAGTAATTCCTGGGTTAATTGCCTTAACCGAATTTTCTAAAGAGATGAACGGGGAGTACAATAAAAGTTTTATCATCTTATTAAAGAACTATTATCCCTCTGGAATGTTAGGTCTTGGAACAACAGCACTGCTTGCCGCTTTTATGGCCGGTATGTCCAGTTCCATCACGGCAATGAATACTATCTTTACTTATGATATTTATCAAACATACATCAATAAAAACAAAGACGATAAAGATTATTTAAAGATCGGAAAACGTTCCACTATGTTTGCCATAATCTTTGCTATTTTTGCTTCTTACATTGCCATGCAGTTTGAGAACATCATGAACTACATCCAACTACTCTTTTCTTTTTTTAATGCACCCTTAATTTCCATTTTTTTGTTAGGAATGTTTTGGAAGCGGGCTTCCGGCTGGAGTGCCTTCTATGGCATGTTACTCGGAACAGGAAGCGGGTTGGTTCATTTTATCTTATATTCTTTAGGTATTCTATATTACAAATCGGATATGGTTTCTAATTTCTATGGAGCCATTTACTCTGGTCTGGCTTGTTTTCTAACCATGGTCGTTGTGAGTTATATAGAAACTGAGGATCTCACAAAGGATTTACATGGACTCGTTTATTCTGACAGAGATAAAACAAATGCATTTTGGGATCCAAGAATTTTAGCCTGGGGAGTTGGACTCATTGTCCTTCTTGCAGGATTTAATATCATTTTTGCATAA